The following nucleotide sequence is from Melioribacteraceae bacterium.
GGTAAGTGATTCTATTCTTATTTTGTCTTCGATGCAATGTAATAGATACGGAGCAGATGTAATTCATTATAATCAATTTTTTTATTTAACGCTTCGAATATTGGTGAGAGTTGCTCAGTTCCAAGTTCATCAAACTTATCCAGGACTAGCTTTATTTTAACTTCCGAAAGATTTGATTCTTCCAATAATCTTTCCGGATTATTAATTTTATTTTCTGATAAGAAATTTAAAAGATGACCGAAGATTGTACTCTTCTTGTACTTTGTTTCTTGACATATTTCACTTATCGATCTGCCCGAATTAAATTTTTCCCCCGTTGTATGAAACGAACGAACTTTATTTGGTTCACTTTTTACAATAATTTTCTTCACATCCGATTTCAAATTATTCTCGTCACAAAATTCGATGATAATATTGAGGAAAGTGTAACCGTATTTTTCGTATTTAATTTCACCGAGTCCATGAATTTGCAGCATTTCTTTTTTATTAACCGGTAGAAAAGTTGCCATCTCTGTTAATGTTTTATCGGAGAAGATTACATATGGTGGTAAACTAAGTTTATCTGCGATTGATTTTCTTTTCATTCTAAGTAATTCAAATAGTTCGCTATTATAATTCCCAACTCTTTCGTCAACGTACTTTTCATCAAAATCTTCTTTGATTTTACCGTTAACGGTTAGTTCACCTTTTAAAACTTTGTACGCATTATTGGTTAGTTTTAAACTTCCATGTTCATCAGTCGGTTGTATTAAATTCAAGTGAATGAATTGATGAGATAAATACAACCATTGTTTTTTAGAATATTCATTCCCGATTCCGTAAGTGCTTAGTTTATCATGATTATTTTCTAAAATTTTGGCAGCTTTTGATCCTTTAAGAATATCGACAATGTAGTTTGCTCCATACAATTCGTTTGTTCGTTTAATGCACGATAAAAATTTCTGAGCGGGAATTGTTACATCTACCAAATCACGTTCGCTGGAATTGCAATTATCGCACATTCCGCATTTTCTGGTTTCAAACTTTTCACCGAAATAGGAGAGTAGTGGAATTCTTCTGCAAACACCGGTTTCGGCAAAATTTAATAAAGCTGTTAAATGTCGCTCGGCTATTTTTCTTTCGTGATCATCTTTTTGATTTATGAAATATCTTATTTTTTGAATATCACCATAACTGAAAAGCAATAAACAATGAGAACGTAATCCGTCTCTTCCGGATCTTCCTATTTCTTGATAATATGATTCTATATTCTTTGGTAAATCATAATGAACTACAAAACGTACATTGGATTTATTAATACCCATACCGAATGCGATTGTTGCCACAATTATATGGACATCATCTTTTATAAATAGTTCTTGATTTACTTTTCTATCTTCATCGGATAATCCGGCGTGATATGGCTTGACGGAGTAACCAGCATTATGTAGAGAGATATAAAGTGAATCAACCTGCTTTCTTGAAAAACAATAAATTATCCCGGATTGCCTCGGATATTTTCTCAAGAATTTCATCGTTTGTTCAAGTGCAGAAGTTTTCGGAACAATTTCTAAAAATAAATTTTCTCGGTTAAAACTTGCTATAAAACTTTTATTACTTCTTAGTTTCAAAGATGTTATTATATCTTTTTGAACTCTGGGTGTTGCTGTAGCTGTAACAGCAACGCATACTGCTTTTGGAAATAGTTCTCTTACTTCAACAATCTTTCTATACTCCGGTCTAAAATCGTGACCCCATTCTGAAATACAATGGGCTTCATCGACTGTTATGCAATCAATTTTAAGAGATTTTAATAGTGATATTGTTTTATCAAGAAATAAAGTTTCCGGTGCAAGATATAATAGTTTGATTTTACCGCTGGTTACTTCGTTAACGTTTTTAGTGTATTCCATTTGCGACAAAGAACTATTTAAATAAACCGCACTTATTCCCAACTCGACTAATTGTTCAACCTGATCTTTCATCAATGAAATAAGTGGAGATATGACAATTGTTAGTCCGTCAAAGATCAAAGCCGGTATTTGGTAACATAACGATTTACCGCCGCCGGTGGGCATTATTACTAGTGTATCATTTTTTTTAAGTATTGAACTTATGATATCTTTTTGAAGCGGACGAAATGTCTTGTAACCAAAGGTCCTATGTAAAATCTCAGATGCTTTATCTATCATTCATCCTATTTCTATTGTATTTCATGGAGAATAAAAATAATTTAACTCATAGCAATATCAAAGTCTTATTTCGAACTTGATTTATATATATGACTTTCTTGTTCAAAAATTTTGAGAATTTTTCTTAAGTATTCATAAACATTTTATATAAATCATAATCATGCCGGAATCACAATTTTTCTTACCATCTCAAAGTTGTTCAGCTTTGGTTTTAAATTATATTATAATTAAAACCGCTCTTGATGAAAAAAAATTAGAGGACAAATATATTCCCGACGGGCATACTGCAGTTGTCATTCACTTTACCGAGAGCGAAAGATTTATAAAAACTGAAACCGAACGTTTCAAGCTTCCTAATCGATTTTTTACGATGCCGGTTAAAATGAACCTTATATTTGAAGCGGAAGCTGAACTTGAGACCTTAATTATAAACTGTAATACTTCGGTTTTTTCAAAAGTATTTGGTATTCGAATGGATAATATACCAAATAAATTGTTTAGCAATTTTGATGATTATATGAACGATTATGTGTATGACAAATTAAAACTAGAAAAGAATAACCAAAAGCGAATAAAAATTTTCGAGAATTATCTGCTCGAAAATTATCCTATAGTAGATTATGAATTGGACGAAGTTGATTTAATATATCGGGAAATTACCTCTAGCGTTAAAAACCAAAAAATATGTGAGCTCTTATCAGAGATTAAGATGAATCATAGATCTTTTAGAAGACAGTTTTTACGTCGCACCGGAATTAGTGCAAAAGAATTGTTGCGTATTGTTAGAGTTAATCATGTCTGGGAAATGTACAGAAGAAATCCAAAACTAAATTTTAATGATATTGTTTATGAATTAAGCTTTTTTGACCAAGCTCATTTTATAAATGATTTTAAAAAAATAATTGGTGAAACGCCCAAGAAATTTTTCAGCAGAGACCTGAGGAAAGTTGAAACATTTTCCGGGAAGAATAATCAAATCGCTCTTGAATAAAAACTTATTTAAAAATTTTCTAATCTTTCCAAATCTATATTGTTAATTAAGGATTCTATTTCACTTGTCAGATTGCCTTTCTCACCGCTTATTTGAATTAAGAAACGATCATCCACAGAAAAAGTATAAGTACATTGTTGAATTCCAAAATCATTTTCGACAATTTCTTTCCAACCTTCATGCTTATTTTTTACTAGTAAGTAAGTCTGTGACTCTGATCCGAATTCTAACATTGAACTCAGATATTCACTGGCACCTTTACAATCAGTTAAAGAAAGACTAATAGTTTGTCCTAAGTCTGTAAACTCCTCCCCAATATCACCTTGACCTATATTGTTATATAAAATTGTTACAGTCGGCAAACACTGCTCACAAGGATCATCAATAATGATTTCACTTCGTGTAAATTTTCCAAAAGATTCAACTGAAGGAAGATATTCAACAAGATAATCATAACTCCCTTGTGCGTTTATAAGAGAAATGAAAGAATAAAAGATTATAGCACCGAATACAAATTTCTTAAACATATTCTTACTCACAATTAATTTTACTTCTATTTATTAATAAAAAATATCAGATCGTTTATAAATCCTCTTGTAAAAAATGGTCAACTATTTATTTCAAAATCTTGCGAATTGATCTAAGATACAAGTGACCATTTTTTACAATTAACTATGGATGTTGATGTCTAATTTAAATTGTTAGGAATATCAAAAATTATCTTACAATTTCCCAAAGGTGAGGTTATGGCAAAAAAACTAATCTTTTTAATCATTTCAATAATGCTAATTGTGCCGGTTAATGCACAATTCTTAAAAGAACTAACTCAAAAAGTACTAGAGAAGACAGAGGACAGAGCAAATCAGAAAATCGATGAAAGTATTGATAAAACATTAGATGCCGCTGAAGGAAGTTTTGATGAAGATGGGAATCCGATTGAAGAAGAAAGTGCGGAGACAAATAATCAAATCAATGTTAATTCAACTCAGCAACAAGACTTCCAAACATATTCCAAATTTGATTTTATTCCCGGTGAAGAAGTTATATTCTTCGATGATTTCAGTGATGTGCCGGTTGGTGATTTCCCGCTTAAGTGGAATACAACAGCATCAGGTGAAATTGTAACAGTCAATAACGTACCGGGTAAATGGCTGACACTTGTGGAAGATTATTCATATTACTCTCCCGAAATTGGTATCACTTATCCGGAAAATTTTACGATAGAATTTGATATGATTTATCCCGGCAACATTGAATGGTTGATGGAATTATATGTAAATAATACTGATTACATAAGCGACGCATACTATCCGGGTGAAGGTGGAATTAGTATTAACGCCCTCGGTGAAGATATTATAATAGGAAATTATAGCAATAGAGGAGAGGGTGAGTTGCGTGAAGTTGGGAAAGGTGTCGGACCGGAAATTAATCCGGGTAAAATAGTAAGATATTCAATTTGGGTACAAGGACAACGATTGAGAATCTATGTGAATGAGAACAAAGTAATTGATATTCCACGAGCACTTCCCAAACAATTTGATGAAAATTATTTAAGAATTTGTACACTTGAAAAGGTATTGATCAGTAATTTTAGACTGGCTGTCGGAGCACCAGATACAAGAAGCCGTCTACTTACCGAAGGCAAACTTGTCACAAGAGGAATTACTTTCGACTCAGGTTCGGATGTAATTAAAGCAGAATCTTATGGTGTAATTAAAGAGATAGCCGACGTTTTAAAGGAAAATGGGTCTATACGGATAAAGATTGTCGGACATACAGATAGCGACGGTGCAGATGACATGAATTTAACATTATCAAAAAAACGTTCTACGGCAGTTAAGAACGCACTTGCTAACCAATTTGGAATTGATGCTTCTAGAATAGAAACCGATGGTAAAGGTGAAAGTGAACCGGTTTCACCAAATAATACTTCGGAAGGGAAAGCAAACAATCGTCGCGTTGAATTTATAAAACTAACCTAAATGGGGATAAAAATGAAAAATTATATTGTTTGGTTGGTTCTATTTTTATTTATCGTTTTTAGTGGCTGCAGTAAAGACGAGAGTAACCCGGTTGTGCCGGATACTGGCGGAACGGGAACGGTATCGGGACAAGTGTTTTCTAAAAACGGACTTGAGAAGATTCAAGGTGCTTCCGTTACGGTAGAAAATCTAAACAACTCTCCACAAACATTTTCGGATTTTGAAGGAAAGTACACTTTATCCGGTGTTCCGACAGGTAGCCAAAATCTATTAATCCAAAAAGGATTATTCAAATCTATAGTTTCAGTAACCGTAACCGAAGGTGCGACTGTAAATGCTCCAGCGGCTCAGTTAGAAGCATCCGGTAAACTTGGATTCGTTTCCGGATTGTACGATAATATTCAGCATATCATTAGAAATAATCTCGGTTACTCTATAGATAGTTTGGGCATACTCGATTTAAGGAATACAGCCTTACTTTCAAATTACAAAGCGATTTTTATTAACTGCGGCGCTGATGAAATATTGATTTATGACGGGCAAGGTATGGATGCGTTAACGAATTATATTCAAAACGGTGGAAGTATATATGCATCAGATTGGGCGGGTGAGTTTGTTGAATTTATGTTCCCAGATAAATTAACGATTGAAACTACCGGGATGAGTCAAGTAATTACTGCTAAAATTGTCGATCAAAATCTTAAAAACTTTATTGGAAAGGAAACGGTTGTTATTGATTATGATCTTGGTGGTTGGGGTGAAGTTTCATTTGCTGGTCAATCCGTAACAACACTTTTGAGTGCCGATTATACAGATTATATGGGCAATAATCTTACTAATAAACCATTGGCAGTTACTTTCAATCACGGAGCAGGAAAAGTAATTTATACATCCTTCCATAATGAAGCAAATGTAACCACCGATGCAATAAAGGTGCTTATAGGATTTCTTTATACTTTATAGTAAAAAATATATGGAGTTTTTGTTATGAAAAAAATATTAGCATTAATACTAATTGGACTATTTGTAATAATCGGTTGCGGAGAAGATAAACAAACAGATAAAACAAGCGATACCGATAAAGTATTGAAAGAAACAACGGGTATGACTCAGAGTGAAATTGAGACAGAAGCAAAAGCCGTAACAGTTTCTAAAAAGTATCCGATTAAATCCGGTATTATAACATTTGAACGAAAAGGAATTATAGGCACTCAAAAAATTATAGTTTACTTTGATGATTACGGAATTAAAGAAAGAAGCGAAACTTATAATGAAGACGGTTCTTTGGATGAAATAAAATTTAGCGATGGCGAAAATATGTACATAAAAAATAAATACAGCGAAGACGAAAAAGTATTCTATATAATGGGTCCCGGCAAATTCGGAACTGAAATGAAATTTGAACCTGATCCATTTAAAAATGATGCAAAAAGAGCGGAGAAATATAAATTCAAAAAACAGTCGAATATGAACATACTCGGAAAAGATTGCGAAGCTTACAGCACAACTATAAGTATGGGAACAACAACTTTTGCCGGATGTGATGGAATTCTTTTATATACAAAAGCAGAACTTTCAATTGGAATTTCCGAAACAATAGCTGTTGATTTTAAGGAAGATGTAGAAGTTGATCCAAGTATGTTTAGAGTTCCTGAAGGTTATAAAACACAAAAATCCTAAAAAAGAATTTTAATTTATAAGAGAGTTCTGTGTAGGAGGAAATATGAAACCCAAAATATTTTTATTTGTGTTCGTTTTTACACTTACAATTGCCGCACAGCAATGGCATGGATTCTATAATAGAATTCCAAATTGGCCTAATGATATTAACACTACTAACATTGAAAACTTTATTGCTGAATTGAATCAATTGAGACAAGAAGTACAAGACGGAATGCCGAATTATACTGCTAATTACGAAAACTTGTCTCAAGCCGAAGCTATGAAAATAGCAATGGAGTATCAGAAGAGCGCAATGAATATGTCGGCTGCGGAAATGGCAAGAAGAGCAGAGCAAAATCAATATTCGACGGATGTTGAATTACCTGAAGAGATCGAATTGAATTCAAGATTAGCAAGCGTCAAAAATGAATTCGATCAAAAATTACATTCAGAAATTGATAAACTGAAACAAACTTACAAATGTGATCCTGGTCTTGGAGATACAGGCTGTGATGTTCTTTCAGCCGAATTGAAAAAATTATCAGAGAAGCTTTCGGTAGAATATTTTACGGGAAATCAAGCAAAAATTATATTAATAACAGATGAAGTAAATGATTATATGATTAAGAAGAAATTACCTCTACAAGTTCAGAAAGAAAAGGATCAATTTAAATTGATGGGGGATAATGTAACCGGTGATTACTCAGCTTTTCAAATGGTCGACGCATGTTTGCAAACTTTGTTATCTGCTGCTGAGAGAATGGAATGGCTTGCAAGATTAAAAGATGACGGAAATGTTTTCTATTCTCCGGGTCAGCAGTATTAGTTTATGATAAAGTGAATGTTGGTTTGGAGGGCATCCAAACTATTCAACCGGAGGAAGTGTCTTCATGATACTTCCTCCGGTCTGAATCGATTTAATTTTTGATGCATAGTTGAAAAACCTGTTGT
It contains:
- a CDS encoding helix-turn-helix domain-containing protein; translated protein: MPESQFFLPSQSCSALVLNYIIIKTALDEKKLEDKYIPDGHTAVVIHFTESERFIKTETERFKLPNRFFTMPVKMNLIFEAEAELETLIINCNTSVFSKVFGIRMDNIPNKLFSNFDDYMNDYVYDKLKLEKNNQKRIKIFENYLLENYPIVDYELDEVDLIYREITSSVKNQKICELLSEIKMNHRSFRRQFLRRTGISAKELLRIVRVNHVWEMYRRNPKLNFNDIVYELSFFDQAHFINDFKKIIGETPKKFFSRDLRKVETFSGKNNQIALE
- a CDS encoding carboxypeptidase-like regulatory domain-containing protein translates to MKNYIVWLVLFLFIVFSGCSKDESNPVVPDTGGTGTVSGQVFSKNGLEKIQGASVTVENLNNSPQTFSDFEGKYTLSGVPTGSQNLLIQKGLFKSIVSVTVTEGATVNAPAAQLEASGKLGFVSGLYDNIQHIIRNNLGYSIDSLGILDLRNTALLSNYKAIFINCGADEILIYDGQGMDALTNYIQNGGSIYASDWAGEFVEFMFPDKLTIETTGMSQVITAKIVDQNLKNFIGKETVVIDYDLGGWGEVSFAGQSVTTLLSADYTDYMGNNLTNKPLAVTFNHGAGKVIYTSFHNEANVTTDAIKVLIGFLYTL
- the recQ gene encoding DNA helicase RecQ, with product MIDKASEILHRTFGYKTFRPLQKDIISSILKKNDTLVIMPTGGGKSLCYQIPALIFDGLTIVISPLISLMKDQVEQLVELGISAVYLNSSLSQMEYTKNVNEVTSGKIKLLYLAPETLFLDKTISLLKSLKIDCITVDEAHCISEWGHDFRPEYRKIVEVRELFPKAVCVAVTATATPRVQKDIITSLKLRSNKSFIASFNRENLFLEIVPKTSALEQTMKFLRKYPRQSGIIYCFSRKQVDSLYISLHNAGYSVKPYHAGLSDEDRKVNQELFIKDDVHIIVATIAFGMGINKSNVRFVVHYDLPKNIESYYQEIGRSGRDGLRSHCLLLFSYGDIQKIRYFINQKDDHERKIAERHLTALLNFAETGVCRRIPLLSYFGEKFETRKCGMCDNCNSSERDLVDVTIPAQKFLSCIKRTNELYGANYIVDILKGSKAAKILENNHDKLSTYGIGNEYSKKQWLYLSHQFIHLNLIQPTDEHGSLKLTNNAYKVLKGELTVNGKIKEDFDEKYVDERVGNYNSELFELLRMKRKSIADKLSLPPYVIFSDKTLTEMATFLPVNKKEMLQIHGLGEIKYEKYGYTFLNIIIEFCDENNLKSDVKKIIVKSEPNKVRSFHTTGEKFNSGRSISEICQETKYKKSTIFGHLLNFLSENKINNPERLLEESNLSEVKIKLVLDKFDELGTEQLSPIFEALNKKIDYNELHLLRIYYIASKTK
- a CDS encoding OmpA family protein; this encodes MAKKLIFLIISIMLIVPVNAQFLKELTQKVLEKTEDRANQKIDESIDKTLDAAEGSFDEDGNPIEEESAETNNQINVNSTQQQDFQTYSKFDFIPGEEVIFFDDFSDVPVGDFPLKWNTTASGEIVTVNNVPGKWLTLVEDYSYYSPEIGITYPENFTIEFDMIYPGNIEWLMELYVNNTDYISDAYYPGEGGISINALGEDIIIGNYSNRGEGELREVGKGVGPEINPGKIVRYSIWVQGQRLRIYVNENKVIDIPRALPKQFDENYLRICTLEKVLISNFRLAVGAPDTRSRLLTEGKLVTRGITFDSGSDVIKAESYGVIKEIADVLKENGSIRIKIVGHTDSDGADDMNLTLSKKRSTAVKNALANQFGIDASRIETDGKGESEPVSPNNTSEGKANNRRVEFIKLT